In the Salvelinus namaycush isolate Seneca chromosome 35, SaNama_1.0, whole genome shotgun sequence genome, one interval contains:
- the foxn2a gene encoding forkhead box protein N2 isoform X1, whose translation MYCTSPICYLSSSAALWNDLPGLMGPIIGMSPDKKAETPGMQEERAGLRGLCGGAGTLPEAECGAASPLATSLDRGSGGSEDEELTNLNWLHENLLQNFTLGGPGGAQPSASPLFDIEGDPGAPQNPSSSSSYSSSQRDSLKSKPPFSFSLLIYMAIEQSPSKRLPVKDIYGWILQHFPYFSSAPTGWKNSVRHNLSLNKCFRKVERSLGKVNGKGSLWCVDPEYRPNLIQALKKQHFPAAHTFCTPPASPPSASSPPRHHFLQDCSLKESDIDAATAMMLLNSAPGHHHANPCDPDSPLDLSRPDLVLVSSDPKQDHNYSSMALQRCSSRSSSSSLSSLDEGGPGHARPRPRRAGSEGFHSDEEDSDLGDRDERGSHSRPAPRRPSPSSSSVKCPAGKRARREVTAKPELDEELKEAAGSLLHLAGIRTSMELNKRSAKSKKLNRK comes from the exons acctACCTGGTTTAATGGGTCCAATCATCGGGATGTCGCCGGATAAGAAAGCTGAAACGCCGGGGATGCAGGAGGAGAGGGCGGGGCTTAGGGGCTTATGCGGGGGGGCGGGGACTCTCCCGGAGGCGGAGTGCGGCGCAGCCAGCCCATTGGCCACCAGCCTGGACCGGGGATCCGGTGGCTCCGAGGATGAGGAGCTCACCAACCTCAACTGGCTCcatgagaacctgctccagaactTTACCCTAGGGGGGCCCGGTGGGGCCCAACCCAGCGCCAGCCCCCTCTTTGACATCGAGGGTGACCCCGGGGCCCCTCAGAACCCATCGTCTTCATCCTCTTACTCCTCGTCGCAGAGGGACTCTTTGAAGTCCAAGCCTCCCTTCTCATtctctctgttgatctacatggCCATAGAGCAGAGCCCCAGTAAGAGGCTGCCGGTGAAGGACATCTATGGTTGGATCCTACAGCACTTCCCCTACTTCTCCTCCGCTCCCACCGGCTGGAAGAACAGCGTCAGACACAACCTGTCACTCAACAAGTGCTTCCGCAAGGTGGAGAGGAGCCTGGGAAAG GTGAATGGTAAGGGTTCCCTGTGGTGTGTGGACCCAGAGTACAGACCCAACCTGATCCAGGCCCTGAAGAAGCAGCACTTCCCTGCAGCACATACCTTCTGCACACCGCCCGCCTCCCCACCCAGTGCCTCCTCACCACCCAGACACCACTTCCTGCAGGACTGCTCCCTCAAAG AGTCTGACATAGATGCTGCCACTGCCATGATGCTCTTAAACTCTGCCCCTGGTCATCACCACGCCAACCCAT gtGATCCAGACAGTCCCCTGGACCTGTCCCGGCCAGACTTGGTCCTGGTGAGCAGCGATCCTAAGCAGGACCACAACTACAGTAGCATGGCCCTGCAGCGCTGCTCCtcccgctcctcctcctcctccctctcctccctggaTGAAGGAGGCCCAGGCCACGCCAGGCCCCGCCCACGCCGTGCCGGCAGCGAGGGTTTCCATAGCGACGAGGAGGACTCCGACCTCGGGGACCGGGACGAGAGGGGCAGCCACTCCCGTCCTGCTCCTCGTcgcccctccccctcttcctcctcggTGAAGTGCCCGGCGGGTAAGAGGGCACGTAGGGAGGTGACAGCCAAGCCGGAGCTGGATGAGGAGCTGAAGGAGGCGGCTGGGTCTC
- the foxn2a gene encoding forkhead box protein N2 isoform X2: MGPIIGMSPDKKAETPGMQEERAGLRGLCGGAGTLPEAECGAASPLATSLDRGSGGSEDEELTNLNWLHENLLQNFTLGGPGGAQPSASPLFDIEGDPGAPQNPSSSSSYSSSQRDSLKSKPPFSFSLLIYMAIEQSPSKRLPVKDIYGWILQHFPYFSSAPTGWKNSVRHNLSLNKCFRKVERSLGKVNGKGSLWCVDPEYRPNLIQALKKQHFPAAHTFCTPPASPPSASSPPRHHFLQDCSLKESDIDAATAMMLLNSAPGHHHANPCDPDSPLDLSRPDLVLVSSDPKQDHNYSSMALQRCSSRSSSSSLSSLDEGGPGHARPRPRRAGSEGFHSDEEDSDLGDRDERGSHSRPAPRRPSPSSSSVKCPAGKRARREVTAKPELDEELKEAAGSLLHLAGIRTSMELNKRSAKSKKLNRK, translated from the exons ATGGGTCCAATCATCGGGATGTCGCCGGATAAGAAAGCTGAAACGCCGGGGATGCAGGAGGAGAGGGCGGGGCTTAGGGGCTTATGCGGGGGGGCGGGGACTCTCCCGGAGGCGGAGTGCGGCGCAGCCAGCCCATTGGCCACCAGCCTGGACCGGGGATCCGGTGGCTCCGAGGATGAGGAGCTCACCAACCTCAACTGGCTCcatgagaacctgctccagaactTTACCCTAGGGGGGCCCGGTGGGGCCCAACCCAGCGCCAGCCCCCTCTTTGACATCGAGGGTGACCCCGGGGCCCCTCAGAACCCATCGTCTTCATCCTCTTACTCCTCGTCGCAGAGGGACTCTTTGAAGTCCAAGCCTCCCTTCTCATtctctctgttgatctacatggCCATAGAGCAGAGCCCCAGTAAGAGGCTGCCGGTGAAGGACATCTATGGTTGGATCCTACAGCACTTCCCCTACTTCTCCTCCGCTCCCACCGGCTGGAAGAACAGCGTCAGACACAACCTGTCACTCAACAAGTGCTTCCGCAAGGTGGAGAGGAGCCTGGGAAAG GTGAATGGTAAGGGTTCCCTGTGGTGTGTGGACCCAGAGTACAGACCCAACCTGATCCAGGCCCTGAAGAAGCAGCACTTCCCTGCAGCACATACCTTCTGCACACCGCCCGCCTCCCCACCCAGTGCCTCCTCACCACCCAGACACCACTTCCTGCAGGACTGCTCCCTCAAAG AGTCTGACATAGATGCTGCCACTGCCATGATGCTCTTAAACTCTGCCCCTGGTCATCACCACGCCAACCCAT gtGATCCAGACAGTCCCCTGGACCTGTCCCGGCCAGACTTGGTCCTGGTGAGCAGCGATCCTAAGCAGGACCACAACTACAGTAGCATGGCCCTGCAGCGCTGCTCCtcccgctcctcctcctcctccctctcctccctggaTGAAGGAGGCCCAGGCCACGCCAGGCCCCGCCCACGCCGTGCCGGCAGCGAGGGTTTCCATAGCGACGAGGAGGACTCCGACCTCGGGGACCGGGACGAGAGGGGCAGCCACTCCCGTCCTGCTCCTCGTcgcccctccccctcttcctcctcggTGAAGTGCCCGGCGGGTAAGAGGGCACGTAGGGAGGTGACAGCCAAGCCGGAGCTGGATGAGGAGCTGAAGGAGGCGGCTGGGTCTC